The DNA window TGTCGAAGAAGCGATTGCATCAGGAATTGAAGACATCATTATTGTTACGGGTAAAGGAAAGCGTGCCATTGAAGATCATTTTGATAAAAATTTTGAACTCGAAGATAATTTGTTTAAAAAAGGTAAATTTGAACTTCTTGAAAAAGTTCAACATACCTCAAATGTAGAAATTCATTACATTCGTCAAAAAGAACCAAAAGGTCTTGGACATGCGGTTTGGAGTGCGCGTAAGTTTATTGGAAATGAACCTTTTGCGGTGCTGTTGGGGGACGACATTGTAAAAGCTGAAAAACCATGCTTAAAGCAGTTAATTGATCAGTACGATAAAATGCAATCATCTATTATTGGGGTCCAGCAAGTTCCGGAACATGAAACGCATCGATATGGAATCATTGATCCAAGTGGAATCGATGGACGCTGCTACGAGGTTAGCAATTTTGTGGAAAAGCCAACTTTGGGAACTGCCCCTTCAAACTTGGCGATTATGGGACGCTACATTCTTGAACCTGAAATTTTTGATTTTCTTGGTACACAAAGTGCTGGAGCCGGTGGAGAAATTCAATTAACCGATGCTATCCAAAAACTTAACGAAGTGCAGAATGTCTACGCTTACGACTTTGAAGGCAAGCGCTATGATGTGGGTGAAATGCTCGGCTTTTTGCGGACAACCATTGAATTCGCTTTAGATAGCCCCGAATTTGGAAAAGACGTAGAAAACATTATTAAAGAATTAATGGCCGGAAAATCAGCTGCACCACTACTTTAGTTCGGGGGGAACGGTATGAAAATAGCTGTCATAGGAACGGGATACGTCGGGCTGGTAACCGGCGTAAGTTTAGCTGAAATTGGTCATCGAGTTAGCTGTATAGATGTCAACGAAGAGAAGGTTGCAAAAATGCAACAAGGGATATCACCTATCTATGAACCGGGACTTAGTGAATTAATGACAAAAAATATCAATGAACGGCGGTTGAGTTTTA is part of the Planococcus kocurii genome and encodes:
- the galU gene encoding UTP--glucose-1-phosphate uridylyltransferase GalU gives rise to the protein MTKKVTKAIIPAAGLGTRFLPVTKAMPKEMLPIVDKPTIQYIVEEAIASGIEDIIIVTGKGKRAIEDHFDKNFELEDNLFKKGKFELLEKVQHTSNVEIHYIRQKEPKGLGHAVWSARKFIGNEPFAVLLGDDIVKAEKPCLKQLIDQYDKMQSSIIGVQQVPEHETHRYGIIDPSGIDGRCYEVSNFVEKPTLGTAPSNLAIMGRYILEPEIFDFLGTQSAGAGGEIQLTDAIQKLNEVQNVYAYDFEGKRYDVGEMLGFLRTTIEFALDSPEFGKDVENIIKELMAGKSAAPLL